The Methanosphaera sp. BMS genome contains a region encoding:
- a CDS encoding ABC transporter permease, translating into MMVPSYMFPGPIEVFNAFVKLLLSGKLFKDIIATLYKVLVGLLLAAIVGITLGLILGWSKRLERISTLIVSILRPIPPIAWIPFSILWFGIGSKPAIFIIFIGCVFPILVSTIDGVHRTKGVLIEAAKSFGASNTQILTEVILPATIPYIVTGLKVGIGIALMCTIAGEMIGSSSGIGYMILTSTNLFDTGSTVVGMLVIGVLGIIFDYIFTKIQERIFW; encoded by the coding sequence ATGATGGTTCCATCATATATGTTTCCGGGACCAATAGAGGTATTCAATGCATTTGTAAAATTACTGCTTTCAGGTAAACTATTTAAAGATATAATTGCAACATTATATAAAGTGCTGGTAGGTTTACTGCTGGCTGCTATAGTGGGAATTACGTTAGGACTTATATTGGGATGGTCTAAGAGATTGGAAAGGATATCCACATTAATCGTAAGTATATTGAGGCCTATCCCTCCAATAGCATGGATACCCTTTTCAATATTATGGTTTGGAATAGGATCAAAACCGGCAATATTCATCATATTCATAGGTTGTGTATTTCCAATACTTGTTTCAACAATAGATGGTGTACACAGAACAAAAGGAGTCCTAATAGAGGCGGCCAAATCATTCGGGGCATCAAATACACAGATTCTAACGGAAGTTATACTGCCTGCGACAATACCTTACATAGTAACTGGATTAAAGGTAGGTATAGGCATAGCATTAATGTGTACGATTGCCGGTGAAATGATTGGATCAAGTTCAGGTATAGGATATATGATATTAACGTCAACAAATCTTTTCGATACTGGTTCAACCGTTGTTGGAATGCTGGTAATAGGAGTATTGGGAATAATATTTGATTATATCTTTACAAAAATACAGGAGAGAATATTCTGGTAA
- a CDS encoding ABC transporter ATP-binding protein yields the protein MAFKVENVSKKYMSKDNVEVLALDNINLYIESGKFVCFVGPSGCGKTTLLRLIEGFETPTEGQIYDDDELVTQPSRERGFIFQDYSLFPWLNVIENVTFGLKIAGKPEEENRQRALTYLEAVGLEDFAEKYPHELSGGMKQRVAIIRSVINQSKSLLMDEPFSALDVQTRHSLQKQFIGTWADKKRTTLFVTHDVDEAVFLADEIVVFTRRPGRIKQVYENNLPRPRERDSQEFRDLVNQITEEIDETDE from the coding sequence ATGGCATTTAAAGTAGAGAATGTATCAAAAAAATATATGTCCAAGGACAATGTGGAAGTATTGGCATTGGATAATATTAATTTATACATAGAATCTGGAAAATTCGTATGTTTTGTAGGGCCATCCGGTTGTGGAAAGACAACACTTCTACGTTTGATTGAAGGATTTGAAACACCAACCGAAGGTCAAATCTATGATGATGATGAACTGGTAACCCAGCCGTCACGAGAACGTGGATTCATATTCCAGGATTACTCCCTATTTCCATGGCTTAACGTAATAGAAAATGTAACATTTGGATTGAAGATAGCGGGAAAACCTGAAGAAGAAAATAGACAAAGGGCATTGACCTATCTTGAAGCGGTAGGCTTAGAAGATTTTGCCGAAAAATATCCTCATGAACTGTCCGGTGGTATGAAGCAAAGAGTTGCAATAATCAGATCAGTTATTAATCAATCTAAATCATTGCTTATGGATGAACCATTCAGTGCATTGGATGTTCAAACACGTCATTCACTACAAAAACAATTTATAGGTACGTGGGCCGATAAGAAAAGAACAACACTGTTTGTTACGCATGATGTGGATGAAGCAGTATTTTTGGCTGATGAGATTGTTGTATTTACACGCAGGCCCGGTAGAATAAAACAAGTATATGAAAATAATCTTCCTCGACCACGAGAACGTGACAGTCAGGAGTTTAGGGATCTGGTAAATCAAATAACCGAAGAAATAGATGAAACAGATGAATAA
- a CDS encoding MIP/aquaporin family protein, translating into MASTMQKFLAELIGSFILVFFGTASVVLVLLVNGGLDIAAITMADWVAIGLAFGLALTVAIYALAPISGAHFNPAVTIGLWAGKKFPTSDVPVYLIAQFVGSIIASAALLFMAGTQIASTTGALGSVGDVGGIGMVGIFIAEFLGTALLMYCIMAAAVDGKAKDAALSIGLVLAGIIVAIGGFSGCGINPSRVFAPMLMNTLVGTAAPWNLFPVYLIAPILGAIVAVYLYDFLAVSEE; encoded by the coding sequence ATGGCAAGCACAATGCAAAAATTTTTAGCAGAATTAATTGGATCATTTATATTAGTATTCTTCGGTACAGCATCAGTTGTATTAGTATTACTAGTAAACGGTGGTCTAGATATTGCAGCTATAACCATGGCTGATTGGGTAGCAATCGGATTAGCATTTGGTTTAGCATTAACCGTTGCAATTTATGCACTGGCTCCTATATCCGGTGCACACTTTAACCCAGCTGTAACTATAGGTTTATGGGCTGGTAAAAAATTCCCAACTTCTGACGTACCAGTTTACTTAATTGCACAGTTTGTTGGATCAATTATTGCATCTGCAGCATTATTATTCATGGCAGGTACACAAATTGCATCAACTACCGGTGCTTTAGGTAGCGTTGGTGACGTTGGCGGTATTGGTATGGTAGGAATTTTCATTGCAGAATTCTTAGGTACCGCATTATTAATGTACTGTATTATGGCAGCAGCTGTAGACGGTAAAGCTAAAGATGCAGCATTAAGTATCGGTTTAGTACTTGCTGGTATTATAGTAGCTATTGGTGGTTTCAGTGGTTGTGGAATTAACCCTTCAAGGGTATTTGCACCTATGTTAATGAACACCTTAGTAGGTACCGCAGCACCTTGGAACTTATTCCCAGTATACTTAATTGCACCTATTCTCGGAGCAATAGTAGCTGTATACTTATATGATTTCTTAGCTGTTTCAGAAGAATAA
- a CDS encoding NAD(P)-dependent glycerol-1-phosphate dehydrogenase, whose product MDFRNVQLPREIHTGPGILDEIGEVCDTLLSKKKVTIVTGNTTKKIAGNHVIEVLEDDDYEIEEMIINQATDETVNQVYESSNDSSAILGVGGGKVIDVAKIASTRNNIPFISIPTTAAHDGIASPRASIKNNTGSASLEANAPFAIIADTQIISQAPYKFTASGFADIISNLTAVEDWKLAHKLINEPFSDSAAALSVMTAKLLIQEADNIQPRHPESTAIVVKGLISSGMAMSIAGTSRPASGSEHKFSHALDKIAPKPALHGEQCGVGTIMMMYLQGGDWKHIQSVLKKVNAPTTAKELGIEDEYIIEALTQAHNIRKNRYTILGDRGLTRQAAENIAIQTKVIE is encoded by the coding sequence ATGGATTTTCGAAATGTTCAATTGCCACGTGAAATACATACTGGTCCTGGAATATTGGATGAGATAGGAGAAGTATGTGATACATTACTGTCAAAAAAGAAGGTAACAATAGTCACAGGAAACACAACAAAAAAAATAGCTGGAAATCATGTAATCGAAGTGCTTGAAGATGATGATTATGAAATAGAAGAAATGATAATCAATCAGGCAACGGATGAAACTGTAAATCAAGTATACGAATCATCAAATGATTCCTCGGCAATACTTGGAGTAGGTGGGGGAAAAGTAATAGATGTAGCAAAAATAGCATCTACAAGAAATAACATCCCCTTTATAAGCATACCCACAACAGCGGCACATGATGGGATAGCATCTCCCCGGGCATCAATAAAGAATAATACCGGCAGTGCCTCATTGGAAGCAAATGCACCCTTTGCAATCATAGCGGATACTCAGATAATATCACAGGCACCATATAAATTCACTGCATCAGGATTTGCAGATATCATATCAAATCTAACGGCTGTAGAAGATTGGAAATTAGCTCATAAATTGATAAATGAGCCCTTCAGTGATTCAGCCGCGGCCTTATCCGTTATGACTGCAAAATTATTAATTCAGGAAGCCGACAATATCCAACCACGGCATCCTGAAAGTACTGCTATTGTAGTTAAAGGATTGATAAGTAGTGGAATGGCCATGAGCATAGCAGGTACAAGCAGGCCTGCAAGTGGATCAGAACATAAATTCAGTCATGCACTGGATAAAATAGCACCAAAACCTGCACTGCATGGTGAACAATGTGGTGTGGGAACAATAATGATGATGTATCTTCAGGGAGGAGATTGGAAACATATTCAATCAGTCCTTAAAAAAGTGAATGCTCCAACAACAGCTAAAGAATTAGGTATTGAAGATGAATATATTATAGAAGCGTTAACACAAGCACATAATATTCGAAAAAACAGGTATACCATATTGGGAGATAGAGGTCTTACAAGACAAGCAGCAGAAAATATTGCAATTCAAACAAAGGTAATAGAATAA
- a CDS encoding UPF0179 family protein produces the protein MITLIGESLAKKGLVFTFYGGSVKCENCRFKRTCLNLEKGRKYMITEVKKVTHKCPLHKDGTVRTIEVEPATIRTVIESKKAYKGSTVIFRNPTCDHECENWDICHPEGLYNDDKCRIEEIGPALSCKCGNNLTEVILSH, from the coding sequence TTGATAACATTAATCGGAGAAAGTCTAGCAAAAAAAGGATTGGTATTCACATTCTATGGAGGAAGCGTAAAATGTGAAAACTGTCGCTTTAAAAGAACTTGTTTAAACCTTGAAAAAGGAAGAAAATATATGATTACTGAAGTAAAAAAAGTAACACATAAATGTCCATTACATAAGGATGGAACCGTCAGAACAATAGAGGTGGAACCAGCTACAATCAGAACGGTCATCGAATCAAAAAAAGCATATAAGGGTTCAACCGTAATATTTAGAAATCCAACATGCGATCATGAATGTGAAAATTGGGACATATGTCATCCTGAAGGATTATATAATGATGATAAATGCAGAATAGAAGAGATAGGACCTGCATTATCATGTAAATGTGGAAATAATTTAACTGAAGTAATATTAAGTCACTAG
- the rpiA gene encoding ribose-5-phosphate isomerase RpiA encodes MDLLKQNVGKQAAALIEDGQVVGLGTGSTTVHFIKFLGQRVQDEQLDIMGIPTSFQSLILARELGIEVTSIDEHDIDIAVDGADEVSSNLDLIKGGGAAHTKEKIIDASADKFVVIVDESKMVDKLGAFPLPIEIIPESLRLVKNALLDMNVESQLRMGIQKDGPVITDNGNFILDASFNVIENPSQLEVELNSIPGVVENGIFSNVVDKVIVGRESGIEVINKEDI; translated from the coding sequence ATGGATTTATTAAAACAAAACGTTGGAAAACAGGCAGCAGCACTAATTGAGGATGGACAGGTAGTTGGATTGGGAACAGGTTCAACCACAGTACATTTTATCAAATTCTTAGGTCAACGGGTACAGGATGAACAATTGGATATTATGGGAATACCTACCTCATTCCAGTCCCTGATTCTTGCAAGAGAACTTGGAATAGAAGTAACCAGTATAGATGAACATGATATAGACATTGCAGTAGACGGGGCCGATGAGGTCAGTTCCAATTTGGATTTAATAAAAGGTGGGGGAGCAGCACACACCAAGGAAAAAATCATAGATGCAAGTGCAGATAAGTTTGTAGTGATAGTTGATGAAAGTAAAATGGTAGATAAGTTAGGGGCATTCCCACTACCAATAGAAATCATACCCGAATCATTACGGCTTGTTAAAAACGCATTATTGGATATGAATGTCGAATCACAACTAAGAATGGGTATACAAAAGGATGGACCTGTAATAACCGATAATGGAAACTTCATTTTAGATGCCAGTTTTAATGTTATAGAAAATCCAAGTCAGTTGGAAGTTGAATTAAACTCCATACCGGGAGTAGTTGAAAATGGAATATTTTCCAATGTAGTGGATAAGGTAATTGTTGGGCGAGAAAGCGGTATAGAAGTAATAAACAAAGAAGATATATGA
- a CDS encoding metal-sensing transcriptional repressor — MKQCMDSDNLHRRLRKIEGQVKAIDRMIEEDIPCEDVLMQVNAAKSALNKVGSIILEGHMNHCVKDAIDKGDSSEAIQDLSKIIDYYSRI; from the coding sequence ATGAAACAATGTATGGATTCAGATAACTTACACAGAAGATTACGTAAAATAGAAGGACAGGTAAAGGCTATAGACAGGATGATAGAAGAGGACATTCCATGTGAAGATGTTTTAATGCAGGTTAACGCAGCAAAATCAGCATTAAACAAAGTCGGCAGTATCATATTGGAGGGACATATGAATCACTGCGTTAAGGATGCCATCGACAAGGGAGATAGTAGTGAAGCTATCCAGGATTTATCCAAGATAATCGATTACTATTCAAGGATATAA
- a CDS encoding deoxyribonuclease IV, which produces MFTIGPHLSINKGFENIGLEAISIDANTFQFFPRSPRGGKAKELDFDDIARFEDVRNNSDIDVILAHAPYVINLASKSEKTRQNAYELFEDDLRRLSHLPKNMYNFHPGSHVGQGVDKGIEFISDSLNKLITEELKTTILLETMAGKGTEIGRSFEELQSIIEAVEMDEKLCVCLDTCHVYDAGYDIVNDLDGVLDEFDSIIGLDRLKAIHLNDSMYGLSSHKDRHEKIGDGKIGLDAITSIINHEKLRKLPFFLETPNDIEGYKDEIKLLRELYED; this is translated from the coding sequence ATGTTTACAATAGGTCCACACTTATCAATTAATAAAGGTTTTGAAAATATAGGATTGGAAGCTATAAGTATTGATGCCAACACCTTCCAGTTCTTTCCCAGAAGTCCACGTGGCGGCAAGGCCAAAGAATTGGATTTTGATGACATAGCCAGGTTTGAGGACGTTAGAAACAACAGCGACATTGACGTGATACTTGCCCATGCACCATATGTGATAAATCTTGCCAGCAAATCGGAAAAAACCAGACAAAATGCCTACGAATTATTTGAGGATGACTTAAGAAGGCTAAGCCACCTGCCAAAAAACATGTATAACTTTCATCCGGGAAGTCATGTAGGCCAGGGAGTGGATAAGGGTATTGAGTTTATTAGCGATTCGTTGAATAAATTAATTACAGAGGAATTAAAAACCACAATACTGCTTGAAACCATGGCTGGTAAGGGTACTGAGATTGGAAGAAGCTTTGAAGAACTGCAATCCATCATAGAAGCTGTTGAGATGGATGAAAAACTATGCGTATGTCTTGATACATGCCACGTCTATGATGCAGGATATGATATTGTAAATGACTTGGACGGAGTTCTTGATGAATTTGACAGCATCATTGGACTTGATAGGCTTAAGGCAATCCACCTTAATGACAGCATGTATGGATTATCCAGCCATAAGGATAGACATGAAAAAATCGGTGACGGTAAAATCGGTTTGGATGCCATTACATCCATCATCAACCATGAAAAACTAAGAAAACTGCCATTCTTTTTGGAAACTCCTAATGATATTGAAGGATACAAAGATGAGATAAAGTTACTTAGAGAATTATATGAAGATTAA
- a CDS encoding NAD(P)-dependent oxidoreductase: METSRILVTGGAGFIGTNLVNELRSRGHEVIAADLLNNERDDYVRTDVRYYRQLERTFEEEGPFDYVYHLAAEYGRWNGEAYYENLWQTNVIGTKNMLRLQEKNKFRMIFFSSAEVYGDYDGIMTEDVMENNPISDTYQMNDYAISKWAGELMCMNSATMHGTETVRVRPVNCYGPGEHYTPYRGFIPKFIYLSLHDKPYTVYKGHKRIIDYVGDTARTFANIVDNFRAGEAYNIGGNQEWEMDIKDYSDLVLKATGRDDSLVTYEEAEAFTTKVKTIDFSKSIKDLKHDPKVKPEEGIKKTADWMKWYYRLD, from the coding sequence ATGGAAACAAGCAGAATACTGGTAACAGGTGGAGCAGGATTTATAGGTACAAATCTTGTAAACGAATTAAGAAGCCGGGGGCATGAAGTCATAGCGGCTGACTTATTGAACAATGAACGTGACGATTATGTACGTACGGATGTGAGATATTACAGGCAGTTGGAAAGAACCTTTGAAGAGGAAGGTCCATTTGACTACGTTTATCATTTGGCAGCAGAGTATGGTAGATGGAATGGGGAAGCATACTATGAAAACCTATGGCAGACAAATGTTATAGGTACCAAGAACATGCTCAGATTGCAGGAAAAAAACAAGTTCAGAATGATATTCTTTTCATCAGCAGAGGTATATGGGGATTATGATGGTATCATGACAGAGGATGTTATGGAAAACAACCCAATAAGCGATACATATCAAATGAATGACTATGCTATAAGCAAATGGGCAGGTGAACTGATGTGCATGAATTCAGCTACAATGCACGGTACCGAAACGGTACGCGTTAGGCCGGTTAACTGTTATGGTCCCGGTGAACACTATACTCCATATAGGGGATTCATACCAAAATTCATCTACCTGTCATTACATGATAAGCCATATACTGTATATAAGGGTCATAAAAGAATAATTGATTATGTGGGAGATACCGCCAGGACATTTGCCAACATAGTGGATAACTTCAGGGCAGGTGAAGCATATAACATAGGTGGAAATCAGGAATGGGAGATGGATATTAAGGATTATTCTGATTTGGTGCTTAAGGCAACTGGTCGGGATGATTCACTGGTCACATATGAAGAAGCAGAGGCATTTACGACCAAGGTAAAAACCATAGACTTCTCCAAATCAATCAAAGACTTAAAACATGATCCTAAAGTAAAACCTGAAGAGGGAATTAAAAAAACAGCTGATTGGATGAAATGGTATTACAGGTTGGATTAA
- a CDS encoding glycosyltransferase family 4 protein, with the protein MDICIVTEYFPHSKDLDIKGGVEVCAFNEAQQLSKYNNVTVLTSNEDNDNDDFYIDDIHVICCGKKRGYVQKGSFTNRLNFMKDALDTGKKLDDIDLVIGYNFITYPIANKIAKKLKVPIVARYHDVWIGNWVKNMGITGLFGEVIERNFLKQDVDLFLPVSDFTRDNLKKYVDEEKITTIHNIVDFPVVESESYEKPTISCVARLVEYKRVEDLIRAVSIVKESIPDIQCKIIGTGPLEGDLKALVHELNLEDNIEFLGFVQKHEDVMKVVNSSQIFCLPSIVEGFGIVVIEALSLKTPFVAAEIPPVVEASGRKGGLFFKPKDYVGLSECILKLLGDKELYENLQEEGYAQSKNYTKEVIGKKINDAINSIEK; encoded by the coding sequence ATGGACATATGCATAGTAACAGAGTACTTTCCACACAGCAAGGACTTAGACATTAAGGGCGGCGTTGAGGTATGTGCCTTTAATGAAGCACAGCAGCTATCAAAGTACAATAATGTAACGGTTTTAACATCAAATGAAGATAATGATAATGATGACTTCTACATAGACGATATCCATGTTATCTGCTGCGGTAAAAAGCGTGGCTATGTACAGAAGGGATCCTTTACAAATAGGCTAAACTTCATGAAGGATGCATTAGATACCGGTAAAAAATTGGATGATATCGACCTGGTTATTGGATATAACTTCATCACTTATCCCATAGCAAATAAAATTGCAAAAAAACTCAAAGTACCTATTGTTGCACGTTATCATGATGTTTGGATTGGCAATTGGGTTAAAAATATGGGCATTACGGGATTGTTCGGTGAAGTGATTGAACGAAATTTCCTGAAACAGGATGTTGACTTGTTTTTGCCAGTCAGTGATTTTACAAGGGATAACTTAAAAAAATATGTTGACGAAGAGAAGATAACGACAATACACAACATAGTTGATTTTCCGGTTGTGGAATCTGAAAGTTATGAAAAACCAACCATAAGCTGTGTTGCAAGACTTGTTGAATATAAACGTGTTGAAGATTTGATACGGGCAGTTTCAATTGTCAAAGAAAGCATCCCTGATATTCAATGCAAAATTATAGGTACCGGGCCACTTGAAGGTGATTTGAAAGCACTGGTTCATGAGTTAAATCTTGAGGACAACATTGAATTTCTGGGTTTTGTCCAAAAGCATGAGGATGTAATGAAGGTGGTTAATTCATCACAGATATTCTGTCTTCCAAGTATTGTTGAAGGATTCGGTATCGTTGTAATAGAAGCGTTATCACTGAAGACCCCATTTGTTGCCGCTGAGATTCCGCCGGTTGTAGAGGCCAGTGGCAGAAAGGGAGGATTGTTTTTCAAGCCAAAGGATTATGTTGGTTTAAGTGAATGTATCCTTAAGCTTTTAGGTGACAAAGAGTTATATGAAAACCTGCAAGAGGAAGGATACGCCCAATCCAAAAATTATACAAAGGAGGTTATTGGTAAAAAGATAAACGATGCCATAAACTCTATAGAAAAATAA
- a CDS encoding GDP-mannose 4,6-dehydratase has product MNWKNKNVLITGINGFVGSYLAKKLIDLDVNVYGLIRDESKVDSPNLVNKNIHDKFNPLIGNLNDISSISAALSESQPDYIFHLAAQSFVPVSFKNPKLTYDVNTTGTLNLLESMRQDECDGRMIFAGSGDEYGLVISSRKQYENIRNKYKSIFPGIADDFESELAINENNPLRPMNPYATSKVNGEFLSRNYFNSYNLDCVVARCFNHEGAGRGKDFVTSVITSQVADIISEKTDCLNIGNVNALRDWTHIDDMIDSYMTLAEHALSGEVYNQGSMRTNSILSYILLSIQEAGYSISSIETFNNDKQVLDPTEINEDKYFDVRFKKTMVDSMILDNELEYTIKDKGIIVSTDKRDIKIVFNPERFRPSDVPILLSDTSKIESIGYKGKHEINNIIRDQLDYYTKKE; this is encoded by the coding sequence ATGAATTGGAAGAACAAAAATGTATTGATAACAGGTATTAATGGTTTTGTAGGTTCATATCTAGCCAAAAAATTAATTGACTTGGATGTTAATGTTTATGGATTGATAAGAGATGAGTCAAAGGTTGATTCACCAAACCTGGTAAACAAGAATATTCATGACAAATTCAATCCACTGATTGGAAATTTAAATGACATATCATCAATATCCGCTGCTTTGAGTGAGTCACAACCGGATTATATTTTTCACCTGGCAGCCCAATCATTTGTACCCGTATCATTCAAAAATCCCAAACTTACATATGACGTTAATACTACTGGCACATTGAATTTATTGGAATCCATGCGTCAAGATGAATGTGATGGCCGTATGATCTTTGCCGGTTCAGGTGATGAATATGGACTGGTAATATCATCCAGAAAACAGTATGAAAATATACGAAATAAATATAAAAGCATATTCCCGGGAATTGCGGATGACTTTGAAAGCGAACTGGCAATTAATGAGAATAACCCGTTAAGGCCTATGAATCCATATGCCACCAGTAAGGTTAACGGTGAATTCTTAAGTAGAAATTACTTTAATTCATACAATCTGGACTGTGTTGTTGCCAGATGCTTCAATCATGAAGGTGCCGGCCGCGGAAAAGACTTTGTTACAAGTGTCATTACCAGTCAAGTGGCAGACATCATATCCGAGAAGACCGATTGCCTCAATATAGGCAATGTAAATGCACTTCGTGACTGGACACACATTGATGATATGATTGATTCCTATATGACACTGGCGGAGCATGCATTGAGTGGAGAGGTATATAATCAGGGATCCATGCGTACAAATTCAATACTATCCTATATATTGCTTAGTATCCAAGAGGCAGGATACTCAATAAGCAGCATTGAAACGTTCAATAATGACAAACAGGTACTTGATCCTACAGAGATAAATGAGGACAAATATTTTGATGTGCGTTTTAAGAAAACCATGGTTGACTCCATGATTTTGGATAACGAGTTGGAATATACTATTAAGGATAAGGGCATAATTGTCAGCACAGACAAGAGGGACATTAAAATAGTGTTCAATCCAGAGCGTTTCAGACCATCAGATGTGCCGATACTACTATCCGATACCAGTAAAATAGAAAGTATCGGATATAAAGGGAAACATGAGATAAATAACATAATCCGTGACCAGTTAGACTACTACACAAAAAAGGAATAA
- a CDS encoding glycosyltransferase family 2 protein, producing MSSVAVLLPAYNEEVAIGSMVILSLKYADEVIVIDDGSTDRTAKISKLAGATVLQHQSNKGKGVALKTGFDYASNYDIIVTIDADGQHNPSEIPCLIKPIEDNAADIVNGSRYLNGHDNDTPTYRRVGQTVLDTATNVAAGVKLTDSQSGFRAFSSDSIKYFEFNPDGFGIESDMLIEASQNNLRILEVPISVRYDVQTTRENPVVQGLSVLMRILEIMRFNRPLYFYGISGSIILFFGILIVSSLKMSIFEFNIYYQAIGWAIIAIGVILILSGIMTDTLNRFKK from the coding sequence ATGAGTAGTGTTGCTGTATTATTGCCGGCATATAATGAGGAGGTAGCCATAGGCAGTATGGTTATATTATCATTAAAATATGCTGATGAAGTCATAGTAATAGATGATGGTAGTACTGATAGAACAGCCAAAATATCTAAGCTTGCAGGTGCAACAGTATTACAACACCAATCAAACAAGGGAAAGGGTGTTGCATTAAAAACAGGCTTTGATTACGCTTCAAACTATGATATCATAGTAACAATAGATGCTGATGGACAACATAATCCTTCAGAAATCCCTTGTTTAATAAAGCCAATAGAAGATAATGCTGCCGATATTGTAAACGGCAGCAGATACCTGAATGGACATGATAATGACACTCCCACATACCGTAGAGTTGGACAGACCGTTCTTGATACAGCAACAAATGTGGCGGCGGGTGTAAAGTTAACGGATTCACAGAGTGGTTTCAGGGCATTCTCATCCGATTCAATAAAGTACTTCGAATTCAACCCTGATGGCTTTGGAATAGAAAGTGACATGCTGATAGAGGCATCACAAAACAATTTGAGAATATTGGAAGTACCTATATCCGTCAGGTATGATGTGCAGACAACAAGGGAAAATCCGGTAGTACAGGGTTTAAGTGTACTGATGAGAATACTTGAAATAATGAGATTCAATCGTCCATTATATTTCTATGGAATATCCGGTTCAATAATACTGTTTTTTGGAATACTCATAGTATCCTCTTTAAAAATGAGCATATTTGAGTTTAACATCTATTATCAGGCAATTGGATGGGCCATTATTGCCATAGGAGTAATATTGATTTTGTCTGGAATAATGACCGATACATTAAATCGCTTTAAAAAATAG
- the cobM gene encoding precorrin-4 C(11)-methyltransferase, translating to MNFEDYKGKVIFVGAGPGDPELITVKGAEAIKNSDVIIYAGSLVNPAVLDIAKDDAKIYDSAEMDLDEILDVIKKAHDENKVIARVHTGDPAIYGAIAEQINQLRPLGIEFTIIPGVSSLFGTAAALESQLTLPEVSQTIIITRPEGRTPKPSKEALASLAQHNATMCIFLGIHMIDDVVNELLKEYDEKTPVAVVKKATWPDQEIVRGDLTNIAQKVHDAGFTKTAMIVVGDVLDQQSGEQSKLYDPKFAHMYRDAKD from the coding sequence ATGAACTTTGAAGATTATAAAGGAAAAGTAATATTTGTCGGAGCAGGACCGGGAGATCCTGAACTCATCACAGTCAAAGGGGCAGAAGCAATAAAGAATTCTGATGTAATAATCTATGCCGGCAGTCTGGTCAACCCGGCAGTGCTTGACATAGCAAAAGATGATGCAAAAATATATGATAGTGCAGAGATGGACCTGGATGAAATACTTGACGTAATCAAAAAGGCACATGATGAAAATAAGGTTATTGCAAGAGTACACACCGGAGATCCTGCAATATATGGTGCTATAGCAGAACAGATAAATCAATTAAGACCATTAGGTATAGAATTTACAATCATACCTGGTGTAAGCAGCTTATTTGGAACGGCAGCAGCACTTGAATCACAGTTAACACTTCCTGAAGTATCACAGACAATCATCATCACAAGACCTGAAGGAAGAACACCAAAACCATCCAAAGAAGCACTTGCAAGTCTGGCACAACACAATGCAACAATGTGCATATTCCTTGGAATACACATGATAGATGATGTGGTAAATGAATTGCTCAAGGAATATGATGAAAAAACTCCAGTGGCAGTAGTTAAAAAGGCAACATGGCCTGACCAGGAAATTGTCCGTGGGGATCTGACAAATATTGCACAAAAAGTACATGATGCAGGATTTACAAAAACAGCAATGATAGTAGTTGGAGATGTACTTGACCAGCAAAGTGGGGAACAATCCAAACTATACGACCCTAAATTCGCACACATGTACAGGGATGCTAAAGATTAG